Proteins encoded in a region of the Ptychodera flava strain L36383 chromosome 4, AS_Pfla_20210202, whole genome shotgun sequence genome:
- the LOC139130774 gene encoding thyrotroph embryonic factor-like gives MAESPSKDYSGFTLKSLLENPDLLQPPVTFFDKMNDKEKELEDISSDAQMSAAFLGPTLWDKTLKLDASDFQLESMDLDDFLLENGILLPDEGTVPVEKTLPEENDVPPVLPVSEDVSNNMQESDTDDLPQETETLPTVPSASPVREPGSPVTVQVDFALSPTDIALATAPGQEEFNPRQHSFTDEDLKPQPMIKKAKKIYVPDDRKDEKYWERRKKNNVAAKRSRDARRIKENQIAIKASFLSKENDALKSEAISLKKEVLSLKKVISNYEKRIQILTEKLGE, from the exons ATGGCAGAGTCACCGTCAAAAGACTATAGTGGTTTCACTTTGAAATCCTTGCTTGAGAATCCGGATCTTCTGCAGCCGCCAGTAACATTTTTCG aCAAGATGAATGATAAGGAGAAAGAATTGGAGGACATAAGTAGTGATGCTCAAATGTCTGCTGCATTCCTTGGACCAACACTATGGGACAAGACTCTGAAATTGGATGCAAGTGACTTTCAACTGGAGAGTATGGATCTGGACGATTTCCTGCTGGAAAATGGAATTCTACTTCCTGATGAGGGTACGGTACCAGTGGAGAAGACTTTGCCCGAAGAGAATGATGTTCCTCCAGTATTGCCAGTTTCAGAGGATGTTAGTAATAACATGCAAGAAAGTGACACAGATGATTTACCACAAGAGACAG AAACCTTGCCAACAGTACCGTCAGCAAGCCCAGTTAGAGAACCAGGCAGCCCAGTCACTGTACAAGTAGACTTTGCCCTGTCACCGACTGATATCGCCCTGGCAACCGCACCTGGCCAGGAGGAGTTCAATCCACGGCAACACAGTTTCACAGATGAAGATCTGAAACCACAGCCTATGATCAAAAAGGCTAAGAAAATTTATGTACCTGATGACAGGAAGGATGAAAAATACTGGGAGCGTCGTAAGAAGAACAATGTTGCCGCCAAGAGATCACGTGATGCAAGGCGCATCAAGGAAAATCAAATTGCCATCAAAGCATCATTTCTGTCCAAGGAAAATGATGCTTTAAAATCTGAAGCTATAAGCTTAAAGAAGGAGGTTCTCTCTCTGAAGAAAGTCATATCAAACTATGAaaagagaatacagattttaacagaaaaacttGGCGAGTGA